A genomic region of uncultured Paludibaculum sp. contains the following coding sequences:
- a CDS encoding biopolymer transporter ExbD, whose translation MGMAVGGDGGGPKSEINMTPLIDVLLVLLIIFMVITPLTPKGLEATIPQPPPKNAPPPDVDRTVVIIINKDRSLMLNTEPISEERLAERLLEVFKTRAERIVFVKADPDLEFQYVAKAIDIAKGAQMDKVGLMTAKMEAGE comes from the coding sequence ATGGGCATGGCAGTTGGCGGAGACGGCGGCGGACCGAAGTCAGAAATCAACATGACTCCGTTGATCGACGTTCTCCTCGTTCTTCTCATTATTTTCATGGTCATCACGCCTCTGACCCCCAAGGGCCTGGAGGCCACGATCCCGCAGCCGCCGCCGAAGAATGCACCGCCGCCTGACGTGGATCGTACCGTGGTTATCATCATCAACAAAGACCGTTCCCTGATGTTGAACACGGAACCAATTTCGGAAGAACGGCTGGCGGAACGTCTTCTTGAAGTATTTAAGACGCGCGCCGAACGCATCGTCTTCGTTAAGGCGGATCCCGATCTTGAGTTCCAGTACGTTGCCAAGGCGATCGACATCGCCAAAGGCGCACAGATGGACAAAGTCGGACTCATGACCGCCAAGATGGAGGCCGGCGAATAG
- a CDS encoding biopolymer transporter ExbD — protein MSKKKKQSAGATIADINVTPMVDVMLVLLIIFMVITPMLSKGVSVDLAKTMNPIAMQNADKEDAVLVAVTRDGRAWLGSSQVNPADLPGKVKDLLSTRLDKTCYVKADSRARYEKVVDVVDNLRAAGVDNIGLLTDLDAKAKKAAPDTPVGAN, from the coding sequence ATGTCGAAGAAGAAAAAACAGTCGGCCGGCGCCACAATTGCTGATATCAATGTGACGCCAATGGTCGACGTGATGCTCGTGCTGCTCATCATCTTCATGGTCATTACGCCTATGCTCTCAAAGGGCGTCAGCGTGGATTTGGCGAAGACGATGAACCCCATTGCGATGCAGAACGCCGACAAGGAAGATGCCGTCTTGGTGGCCGTGACGCGTGACGGCCGAGCCTGGCTCGGTTCCTCCCAAGTCAATCCGGCCGACCTCCCTGGAAAAGTGAAGGACCTTCTGTCCACTCGCCTGGACAAGACTTGCTACGTGAAGGCCGATTCGCGGGCTCGTTACGAAAAGGTGGTGGATGTCGTCGATAACCTGCGTGCTGCCGGCGTCGACAACATTGGCTTGCTCACTGACCTGGATGCCAAGGCGAAAAAGGCCGCGCCCGATACCCCCGTCGGCGCAAATTAG
- a CDS encoding MotA/TolQ/ExbB proton channel family protein yields the protein MLLQFQVWSFLLLQEAAVNFDLRSMWSQMGWLAKVVVIVLFIMSAWSIGVMIDRLIVFNAARKQSRLFAPAVAGALREGKLDEAIKIADRYKKSHLAKVVVAGLQEFRAHQMSSEIPGEEMEASKRALERAEAIVHSEMERGISGLATIGSTGPFVGLFGTVVGIINAFKGISSEKSTGLGAVAGGISEALVTTAIGLFVAIPAVWMFNYFNNRVKAFDVEMGNSSSELIDYFLKKSQKAAK from the coding sequence ATGCTTCTTCAGTTCCAAGTATGGTCGTTCCTGTTGCTCCAGGAGGCGGCCGTTAACTTTGACCTCCGGTCGATGTGGTCTCAGATGGGATGGCTGGCGAAAGTCGTCGTCATCGTTCTGTTCATCATGTCCGCCTGGTCAATTGGCGTGATGATCGACCGCCTGATCGTTTTCAATGCCGCTCGCAAGCAGAGCCGTCTGTTTGCTCCGGCCGTAGCCGGCGCCCTCCGCGAAGGCAAGCTCGATGAAGCCATTAAGATTGCCGATCGCTACAAGAAGTCCCACCTGGCGAAGGTCGTCGTAGCTGGTTTGCAGGAATTCCGCGCCCATCAGATGAGCTCGGAAATCCCCGGCGAAGAGATGGAAGCCTCCAAGCGGGCCCTCGAGCGCGCCGAAGCGATTGTCCACTCCGAGATGGAGCGCGGCATCAGCGGTCTGGCTACCATCGGTTCCACCGGCCCCTTCGTGGGTCTGTTCGGCACGGTCGTCGGCATCATCAACGCGTTCAAGGGCATTTCGTCTGAAAAGTCCACCGGTCTCGGCGCTGTGGCCGGCGGTATTTCGGAAGCCCTGGTCACCACCGCCATCGGCCTCTTCGTCGCCATCCCGGCGGTCTGGATGTTCAACTACTTCAACAATCGCGTCAAGGCGTTCGATGTGGAAATGGGCAACTCCAGTTCCGAATTGATCGACTACTTCCTGAAGAAGTCGCAGAAGGCTGCCAAGTAA
- a CDS encoding energy transducer TonB: MFEQTFVDGTAKTNKGWTVMISTALQIALITGGVIIPLLNPEILPKTALSSMLVAPPPPPPPPPPPPPQQAVVKVVKVVPKQFDGSRLMAPKTVPKEIAVIKEDELPAATSGVVGGVPGGVPGGGVGGVIGGIISSSAPPPPPPPVKEAPKPVTPKRISVGGNVQQAMLVSQPRPTYPPLAKQARISGTVRFTAIIGRDGAIQNLTLVSGHPLLVQAATEAVKQWRYKPTLLNGEPVEVVTQIDVNFTLNQ, translated from the coding sequence ATGTTCGAACAGACCTTCGTGGATGGCACGGCTAAAACCAACAAAGGTTGGACGGTCATGATCTCCACAGCGTTGCAGATCGCATTGATCACCGGTGGTGTTATCATCCCGCTGCTCAATCCGGAAATTCTCCCCAAGACCGCTTTGAGTTCCATGCTGGTGGCGCCGCCTCCTCCGCCTCCCCCTCCTCCCCCTCCTCCTCCTCAGCAGGCTGTGGTTAAGGTTGTGAAGGTGGTTCCGAAGCAATTTGACGGCTCCCGCCTGATGGCCCCAAAGACAGTTCCCAAGGAAATCGCTGTCATTAAGGAAGACGAGCTTCCCGCCGCCACCTCAGGTGTCGTCGGTGGCGTTCCCGGTGGTGTTCCTGGTGGTGGCGTCGGTGGTGTGATCGGCGGCATTATCAGCTCTTCCGCTCCTCCTCCTCCTCCTCCTCCCGTCAAGGAGGCTCCCAAGCCCGTTACCCCCAAGCGCATTTCGGTGGGCGGCAACGTGCAGCAGGCCATGCTCGTCAGCCAGCCTCGGCCCACTTATCCTCCCTTGGCCAAGCAGGCGCGCATCTCCGGAACAGTCCGCTTCACTGCAATCATCGGCCGCGATGGCGCAATCCAGAACTTAACTCTGGTTTCCGGCCACCCGCTGCTGGTGCAAGCGGCGACTGAAGCTGTTAAGCAGTGGCGCTACAAGCCCACGCTGCTCAATGGCGAACCGGTCGAAGTCGTGACTCAGATCGACGTCAACTTCACGTTGAACCAGTAG
- the secF gene encoding protein translocase subunit SecF, which translates to MELFKNTNIDFLGKKGIFIGASLVLTAVGLVSWIGKGGLKYGIDFTGGANITVKFSSAPPVDKLRSEISSKIPGEISVQEIPGQNAVIIGTPLKDEIQLNAERRAITDTLASSFGQSGGKFDFNNATAQSLSDRLRGPMQTAGVALNEEQLAALAKTVLEFKNTPPRSGLLTSLDQLNGISGVTPQVLGVIKQECFLSPFSIIGAEVVGPKIGAELRSKAVLATLYALGGMLVYLAFRFEFIYGLAAVIAVFHDVIITLGLFSLFNKEISLNVVAALLTLVGYSMNDTIVVFDRIRETLKLSRKELSGGIVNQSVNQTLSRTILTSGLTFISAISLLLFGGPVLNGFAFALVAGIIVGTYSSIFIASPILVFWHDYIQKRKKAPAAAPAK; encoded by the coding sequence ATGGAGCTATTTAAGAACACCAACATCGATTTCCTTGGCAAAAAGGGAATCTTCATCGGGGCCTCTCTGGTCCTGACCGCCGTGGGCCTTGTCAGTTGGATTGGCAAAGGCGGGCTCAAATACGGCATCGACTTCACCGGTGGCGCCAACATCACCGTCAAGTTCTCCTCTGCGCCTCCCGTCGACAAGCTCCGTTCGGAAATCTCTTCCAAGATCCCGGGCGAAATCTCCGTTCAGGAGATTCCTGGGCAGAACGCCGTCATCATCGGGACGCCACTGAAGGACGAGATTCAACTCAACGCGGAACGCCGCGCTATCACCGACACGCTGGCCTCCAGCTTCGGTCAGTCGGGTGGAAAGTTCGACTTCAACAACGCCACTGCGCAATCTTTGTCCGATCGTCTCCGCGGGCCCATGCAAACCGCCGGCGTGGCCCTGAATGAAGAACAGCTTGCCGCCCTGGCGAAGACTGTTCTGGAATTCAAGAACACCCCGCCCCGCTCCGGGTTGCTCACCAGCCTCGATCAACTGAACGGCATCTCCGGCGTGACGCCCCAGGTTCTCGGCGTCATCAAGCAGGAGTGTTTCCTGTCGCCCTTCTCGATCATCGGCGCCGAAGTCGTCGGGCCGAAGATCGGGGCGGAACTGCGTAGTAAGGCCGTGCTTGCGACCCTCTACGCGCTGGGCGGCATGCTGGTATACTTGGCCTTCCGTTTTGAGTTCATCTACGGCTTGGCGGCCGTGATCGCGGTCTTCCACGACGTGATCATCACGCTGGGCCTGTTCTCGCTCTTTAACAAGGAAATCTCCTTGAACGTGGTAGCCGCGCTGTTAACCCTCGTTGGCTACTCCATGAACGACACAATCGTCGTGTTCGATCGCATCCGCGAAACCCTGAAGCTCTCGCGGAAGGAGCTGAGCGGAGGAATCGTGAATCAGAGCGTCAACCAGACGCTGAGCCGGACGATCCTCACCTCGGGCCTGACCTTCATATCGGCTATTTCGCTGCTCCTCTTTGGCGGCCCGGTACTGAATGGCTTTGCGTTCGCCCTGGTTGCGGGTATTATCGTTGGTACCTATTCGTCGATCTTCATCGCGAGCCCCATTCTCGTGTTCTGGCACGACTACATCCAGAAGCGGAAGAAGGCTCCAGCCGCGGCTCCGGCCAAGTAG
- the secD gene encoding protein translocase subunit SecD, producing the protein MQNLKWKAVLIVAVVLICVYGMVGIPKSKDELIANWHNNIRLGLDLKGGTLLVLQVQVQDAFKAEAVQQIERLKEELGKQSINYGSMDHNDPKTLAEAGSIQIDVKGIPSDKTAAFRTLIAESMPSWVLTPVNSTDYRITMKPTEALALSKDTLERSRTTIESRINGLGLAESSVQERGGANADGEILVSLPGMDDPARVKSILQTAAMLELYEVKDGPFPRQQDALAKTGGVLPLNTKMLRSQPRAGDQGNEGWYIVTRTPVITGRDLRDAKPAQDEFGKWETSFVLAQDAKGRFGKFTESNVGQRLAIVLDSQVRSAPVIQSRIEDSGRITGASSQQDASDLALVLRAGSLPAGVIYLQEQTVGPSLGADSIQQGLISGLVGLVIVIAIMLLYYHMSGVNATVALVLNAIILIGALAYLKAVLTLPGIAGVILLIGMAVDSNVLIFERIREELRTGKAVLSAIDTGFSKAFLTIIDTHVATVVSCAFLFMFGTPAVRGFAVTLVIGLVANVFTSVFVSRALFQMEMAGKGPNATLSIGI; encoded by the coding sequence ATGCAGAACCTAAAGTGGAAAGCCGTCCTGATCGTGGCCGTGGTCCTGATCTGCGTCTATGGCATGGTCGGGATCCCCAAGTCGAAAGACGAGCTCATCGCAAATTGGCATAACAACATCCGTCTGGGGCTGGACCTCAAAGGTGGCACACTCCTGGTACTGCAGGTGCAGGTGCAGGACGCCTTCAAGGCCGAGGCCGTGCAGCAGATTGAGCGGCTGAAGGAAGAGTTGGGTAAGCAGAGCATCAACTATGGCTCGATGGACCACAACGACCCCAAGACCCTGGCCGAAGCCGGCAGCATCCAGATTGACGTGAAGGGGATTCCATCGGACAAGACGGCCGCCTTCCGCACCCTTATCGCCGAATCGATGCCGAGCTGGGTGCTCACGCCGGTGAACTCCACCGACTATCGCATCACCATGAAGCCCACCGAGGCGTTGGCCCTGTCCAAGGACACTCTGGAACGCTCACGCACCACCATCGAGAGCCGCATCAACGGCCTCGGTCTGGCCGAGAGCAGCGTTCAGGAGCGTGGCGGCGCCAACGCCGACGGCGAGATTCTCGTTTCGCTGCCCGGTATGGATGACCCCGCCCGTGTGAAGTCCATCCTCCAGACCGCGGCCATGCTTGAACTCTACGAGGTCAAGGACGGTCCGTTTCCCCGCCAGCAGGACGCCCTTGCCAAAACCGGTGGCGTGCTGCCGCTGAATACGAAAATGCTGCGCTCGCAGCCGCGCGCCGGCGATCAGGGCAATGAGGGTTGGTACATCGTCACCCGGACGCCTGTCATCACCGGCCGTGACCTCCGCGACGCGAAGCCGGCGCAGGACGAGTTTGGTAAGTGGGAGACGTCGTTCGTTCTCGCCCAGGACGCCAAGGGCCGCTTCGGCAAGTTTACCGAATCCAACGTGGGACAGCGCCTGGCCATCGTTCTCGACAGCCAGGTCCGTAGTGCTCCGGTGATCCAGAGCCGCATTGAAGATTCGGGCCGCATCACCGGCGCCTCGTCGCAGCAGGATGCCAGCGACCTCGCTCTCGTCTTGCGTGCCGGTTCGCTGCCGGCCGGTGTCATCTATCTGCAGGAGCAGACGGTTGGACCCTCGCTGGGTGCCGACTCCATCCAGCAGGGGCTCATCTCCGGTCTCGTCGGCCTTGTGATCGTCATCGCGATCATGCTGCTGTACTACCACATGAGCGGCGTGAATGCGACGGTCGCCTTGGTGCTGAATGCCATCATCCTCATCGGGGCTCTGGCCTACCTGAAGGCGGTGCTTACGCTGCCTGGCATCGCGGGCGTCATCCTTCTCATCGGTATGGCGGTCGATTCGAACGTGCTGATCTTCGAACGAATCCGCGAGGAACTGCGTACGGGCAAGGCGGTGCTCTCCGCCATCGACACGGGCTTCAGCAAAGCCTTCCTGACCATCATCGATACTCACGTCGCGACGGTGGTGAGTTGCGCGTTCCTGTTCATGTTCGGCACACCGGCGGTGCGCGGCTTCGCGGTCACCCTGGTCATCGGCCTTGTGGCCAACGTGTTCACTTCAGTATTTGTGTCCCGCGCCCTGTTCCAGATGGAGATGGCCGGCAAGGGCCCGAATGCCACGTTGAGCATCGGCATATAA
- the yajC gene encoding preprotein translocase subunit YajC: MNFLLLQTPAATSSLLQFVPILLIFGIFYFLLFMPMQRQKKQQAKMLAELKAGDQVVTNGGVVGTIVALNDDDTLVLRVKPDNVKLQFARGSVASLANQDKKS, encoded by the coding sequence ATGAATTTCCTCCTTCTCCAGACGCCCGCGGCGACCAGCTCGCTGCTGCAATTCGTCCCTATACTCCTGATATTCGGGATCTTCTACTTCCTACTCTTCATGCCCATGCAACGGCAGAAGAAGCAGCAAGCAAAGATGTTGGCCGAGCTCAAAGCCGGTGACCAGGTGGTCACCAATGGCGGCGTGGTCGGCACCATCGTCGCGCTGAACGACGACGACACTCTGGTGTTGCGTGTGAAGCCCGACAACGTCAAACTGCAATTCGCCCGAGGCTCGGTCGCGAGCTTGGCGAACCAGGATAAGAAGTCTTAA
- the tgt gene encoding tRNA guanosine(34) transglycosylase Tgt gives MKTLHFEKQAVCPETGARAGLLHTAHGTIETPVFMPVGTQGTVKGLTRKHLLEELDAKIILGNTYHLYLRPGHQLIENFGGLHGFMQWPRAILTDSGGFQVWSLSQLRKLKEEGVLFRSHLNGDQHLFTPESTVDVQLALGSDIMMMLDECTDYPSSHAEARKSMEMTVRWAGRGMRHYRQRMESREPRNALFPIVQGSMYADLRRQCVEQLVELEAEGYAVGGLSVGEPRELSMEMTEVTVPLLPVDKPRYVMGVGAPEELPEYVARGVDMMDCVMPTRNARNGYLFTSEGKVIIKQAQYREDSRPLDENCRCHTCATYSRAYLRHLFQAGEILFSTLATLHNLTHYLDIMRRMREAILLGTFPEFLKTARRLASSSNSAHTS, from the coding sequence TTGAAGACGCTTCACTTTGAAAAACAGGCCGTCTGCCCGGAAACAGGTGCCCGCGCCGGCCTGCTCCACACCGCCCATGGAACCATCGAAACCCCTGTATTCATGCCAGTCGGCACGCAGGGGACGGTGAAGGGGCTGACTCGCAAACATCTGTTGGAAGAGCTCGACGCCAAGATCATCCTCGGCAATACGTACCATCTCTATCTGAGGCCGGGCCATCAGTTGATCGAGAATTTCGGTGGGCTGCATGGCTTCATGCAGTGGCCGCGAGCCATCCTGACTGACTCCGGCGGATTCCAGGTCTGGTCGCTGAGCCAATTGCGCAAATTGAAGGAAGAGGGCGTACTCTTCCGGTCCCACCTGAATGGCGATCAGCACCTGTTCACGCCGGAGTCGACAGTCGATGTCCAACTCGCCCTGGGCAGCGACATCATGATGATGCTGGACGAGTGTACTGACTATCCTTCGTCGCACGCCGAAGCCCGTAAGTCTATGGAAATGACAGTTCGCTGGGCGGGGCGGGGCATGCGCCACTACCGTCAGCGGATGGAGTCGCGCGAGCCCAGAAACGCCCTGTTCCCGATCGTGCAGGGCTCCATGTATGCTGACCTCCGCCGTCAGTGCGTCGAACAGTTGGTCGAGCTGGAAGCCGAGGGTTACGCCGTGGGTGGCTTAAGCGTAGGCGAACCGCGGGAACTCAGCATGGAGATGACCGAGGTGACCGTGCCCCTGCTGCCCGTCGACAAACCCCGTTATGTGATGGGTGTAGGAGCTCCTGAAGAGCTGCCGGAGTATGTCGCTCGCGGCGTCGACATGATGGACTGCGTGATGCCTACCCGCAATGCGCGCAATGGGTATCTGTTCACGTCTGAAGGCAAGGTCATCATTAAGCAAGCGCAATATCGTGAAGATTCGAGGCCGCTGGATGAGAACTGCCGGTGCCATACCTGCGCCACCTATTCCAGGGCCTATCTGCGGCACCTGTTTCAAGCAGGGGAGATCCTCTTCAGCACCTTAGCCACACTCCACAACCTGACGCATTACCTTGACATCATGCGCCGGATGCGAGAGGCTATTTTGCTTGGGACATTCCCCGAGTTCTTGAAGACTGCGCGCCGGCTCGCCTCCAGTTCAAACTCAGCCCACACCTCCTAG
- the cysS gene encoding cysteine--tRNA ligase, producing the protein MALRFYNTLTQELEEFQPLDGKTVRMYTCGPTVYSFVHIGNFRTFSFQDILRRTLAARGYTLNHVMNITDVEDKIIRNALAAGQTIQEYTAPYTQAFKDDSASLRLQQPERWVLATEHIPEMVSAIERLAVGQHTYQNEGSTYFRISTFPEYGKLSHTNFSGNIAGARVEVDEYDKADARDFVLWKAQKPGEPAWQTPLGEGRPGWHIECSVMAMKYLGETIDIHTGGVDLVFPHHENEIAQSEAITGKRFVRYWLHAEHLMVEGQKMSKSLGNFYTLRDIIEKGYSPEAIRYLLVSAHYRKQLNFTFEGLRGAAASLERLRNFELRLKNDKLPEGVNPQVEERTTAAWAAFNKGLDDDLNTSDALAAIYEYVRDANTAMDAGQFQAGNAAGALALLTGFDAIFDVLKPTIQGGALSDADIDAKVAERTKAKKAKDFKLADALRNELLELGIVLEDTKDGVRWKRK; encoded by the coding sequence ATGGCACTGCGGTTCTACAACACACTCACTCAGGAACTAGAAGAGTTCCAGCCTCTCGATGGCAAGACGGTGCGCATGTACACCTGCGGCCCGACGGTTTACTCGTTCGTCCACATCGGCAACTTCCGCACGTTCTCGTTCCAGGACATCCTGCGGCGCACACTGGCGGCGCGCGGGTACACGTTGAACCACGTCATGAACATTACGGACGTGGAGGACAAGATTATCCGGAATGCCCTGGCGGCCGGACAGACCATCCAGGAGTACACGGCGCCCTATACGCAAGCGTTCAAGGACGACTCGGCCAGTCTGCGGCTACAGCAGCCCGAGCGGTGGGTGCTGGCGACCGAGCACATCCCGGAGATGGTGAGCGCGATTGAGCGGCTGGCCGTGGGCCAACACACGTACCAGAACGAAGGGTCCACCTACTTCCGCATCTCGACCTTTCCCGAGTACGGCAAGCTGTCGCACACTAACTTCAGCGGCAACATTGCCGGAGCACGGGTGGAGGTGGACGAGTACGACAAGGCCGACGCCCGTGACTTCGTGCTGTGGAAGGCGCAGAAGCCGGGCGAGCCCGCCTGGCAGACGCCGCTGGGCGAGGGGCGGCCGGGCTGGCACATTGAGTGCTCGGTGATGGCCATGAAGTACTTGGGCGAGACCATCGACATCCACACCGGCGGCGTGGATCTGGTGTTTCCGCACCACGAGAACGAGATCGCGCAATCGGAGGCCATCACCGGCAAGCGCTTCGTGCGCTACTGGCTGCACGCCGAGCACCTGATGGTGGAGGGGCAGAAGATGTCGAAGTCGCTGGGCAACTTCTACACCCTGCGCGACATCATCGAGAAGGGCTATTCACCGGAGGCCATACGCTACCTACTGGTCTCGGCGCACTATCGCAAGCAGCTCAACTTCACGTTCGAAGGGTTGAGGGGCGCGGCCGCCTCGCTCGAGCGCCTGCGCAACTTTGAGTTGCGGCTGAAGAATGACAAGTTGCCCGAGGGCGTGAATCCTCAGGTTGAAGAGCGCACGACGGCAGCGTGGGCCGCGTTCAACAAAGGGTTGGACGACGACCTGAACACCTCGGACGCCCTGGCCGCCATTTATGAATATGTCCGCGACGCCAATACGGCGATGGACGCCGGGCAATTCCAGGCTGGGAACGCGGCCGGCGCGTTGGCTCTGTTGACCGGATTCGACGCCATCTTCGACGTGCTGAAGCCCACGATTCAGGGCGGTGCGTTGAGCGACGCAGATATCGACGCAAAGGTGGCGGAGCGGACCAAGGCCAAGAAGGCTAAAGACTTCAAACTCGCCGACGCACTGCGCAACGAACTGCTGGAGCTGGGCATAGTTCTGGAAGACACCAAGGACGGCGTCCGCTGGAAGCGGAAGTAA
- a CDS encoding PLP-dependent aspartate aminotransferase family protein, giving the protein MNIQTKAVHCGDRKQPQKQIPVSTPVHFAASWVCTDQAEQDRIFAAEEKGFAYSRYHNPTNEALEELITSLENGAGALACASGMAALQHSLMAALMDRRRKVLCARDVYGATIKLLMDVLGPFGVETTFVDTGDLASVERAMDEEKPGVLLMETISNPLLRVSDLPALAGLCGQHGTALVVDNTFASPLLVRPLEMGANIVVHSSTKYLGGHGDTLGGLIVSDAEHLEAVRRLSRIVGPVMGPMECFLTMRGIKTFPLRVERQCRNAQGLAAWLRQQEDVERVYYPDDPQHPDAEVIARLLPEGLYGGMVSFELKKADSKEGVFEFLDRLRMIVKATSLGDVHTMVLYPWIASHRDVSPRQKQRMGIRENLVRLSVGIEALDDIKADLAQALA; this is encoded by the coding sequence ATGAATATCCAAACAAAAGCTGTCCACTGTGGGGACCGGAAACAGCCGCAGAAGCAGATCCCCGTATCCACGCCAGTCCACTTCGCCGCCAGTTGGGTCTGTACGGACCAGGCGGAACAGGATCGCATCTTCGCCGCCGAGGAGAAGGGTTTCGCCTACTCGCGCTACCACAACCCGACGAACGAGGCGCTGGAAGAGCTCATCACTTCGCTGGAAAACGGGGCCGGCGCACTCGCCTGCGCCTCGGGTATGGCTGCGTTGCAGCACTCCCTCATGGCCGCGCTGATGGACCGGCGACGCAAGGTGCTGTGCGCTCGGGACGTGTACGGCGCCACCATCAAGTTGCTGATGGACGTGCTGGGGCCTTTTGGCGTTGAAACCACGTTTGTCGATACCGGCGACCTGGCATCGGTGGAACGCGCCATGGACGAAGAGAAGCCGGGCGTCCTGCTGATGGAAACGATCTCGAACCCGCTGTTGCGGGTGAGCGATCTGCCTGCCCTGGCCGGATTGTGCGGCCAACACGGCACGGCGCTGGTCGTCGACAATACTTTCGCCTCTCCGTTGCTCGTACGGCCGCTCGAAATGGGCGCCAACATCGTCGTGCACAGTTCGACCAAGTACCTGGGCGGGCACGGCGATACGCTAGGTGGGCTCATTGTGTCCGACGCGGAGCATCTCGAGGCAGTGCGGCGACTGTCGCGCATTGTGGGCCCGGTGATGGGTCCCATGGAGTGCTTCCTGACGATGCGCGGCATTAAGACGTTCCCGTTGCGGGTGGAACGGCAGTGCCGGAATGCGCAAGGCTTGGCCGCCTGGCTGCGCCAACAGGAGGACGTGGAGCGCGTCTACTACCCCGACGATCCTCAGCATCCCGACGCCGAAGTGATCGCTCGCCTTCTGCCCGAGGGCCTCTATGGAGGCATGGTGAGCTTCGAACTGAAGAAGGCCGACTCGAAGGAAGGCGTATTCGAGTTTCTCGACCGCCTGCGGATGATCGTGAAAGCGACCTCGTTGGGCGACGTTCACACCATGGTGCTGTACCCCTGGATTGCCTCGCATCGCGACGTTTCACCGAGGCAGAAGCAGCGCATGGGCATCCGCGAGAACCTGGTTCGCCTGTCAGTGGGCATTGAAGCCCTGGACGACATCAAGGCAGACTTAGCTCAGGCGTTGGCCTAG
- a CDS encoding family 10 glycosylhydrolase, with translation MNRRSFIQRSFAAAATLSSIDAKPAKAGVKNWAWIPTNTRPTLDQWKSRFEKLRAAGIQAILPEVYAGREAFFASTHLPVKQDWLGMLLPLAKAAGLEVHAWMWAMPCMIPDMVKAHPDWYNVNAKGESAADKPAYVPYYKFLDPGRPEAREWVQATVKELASIPELTGIHLDYIRHPDAILPSGLWKKYNIVQDHVFPEYDYGYTEYERGEFKKRYGADPMQKMDAKLDGKWFQFRLEMVTGLVNGYLVPAARAGKKQITAAVFPGPSLARLNVRQDWGRWKLDAFLPMLYHSFYQETPQWVGKMTAEGVHAARKPLYSGLFLGGMKDTEFAETITQALRAGAGGVSIFAENGLTDERLQVLKSASEKARA, from the coding sequence GTGAATCGAAGATCTTTCATTCAACGGAGTTTCGCGGCTGCCGCGACGCTCTCGTCCATCGATGCCAAACCCGCAAAGGCAGGCGTCAAGAACTGGGCCTGGATCCCGACCAATACCCGGCCCACACTCGACCAGTGGAAATCTCGTTTCGAGAAGCTGCGCGCCGCGGGGATCCAGGCGATCCTGCCTGAAGTCTACGCGGGCCGCGAGGCATTCTTCGCCAGCACCCACCTGCCGGTGAAGCAGGACTGGCTCGGGATGCTACTACCTCTAGCCAAGGCAGCAGGACTCGAAGTCCACGCCTGGATGTGGGCTATGCCTTGCATGATTCCGGACATGGTCAAGGCGCATCCCGACTGGTACAACGTGAACGCCAAGGGCGAATCTGCGGCGGACAAGCCGGCCTACGTGCCGTACTACAAGTTCCTCGATCCCGGCCGTCCGGAGGCGCGCGAGTGGGTGCAGGCGACCGTCAAGGAATTGGCTTCGATCCCCGAACTGACCGGCATTCACCTCGACTACATTCGCCACCCAGACGCCATTCTGCCCAGTGGTCTGTGGAAGAAATACAATATCGTGCAGGACCACGTGTTTCCTGAGTACGACTACGGCTACACCGAGTACGAACGCGGCGAGTTCAAGAAGCGCTATGGCGCCGACCCGATGCAGAAGATGGATGCCAAGCTCGACGGGAAGTGGTTTCAGTTCCGCCTCGAGATGGTCACCGGACTTGTCAACGGCTACCTCGTTCCCGCCGCGCGCGCCGGAAAAAAGCAGATCACCGCCGCCGTGTTTCCCGGTCCAAGCCTGGCGCGCCTCAACGTGCGGCAGGACTGGGGCCGCTGGAAGCTCGACGCCTTCCTACCCATGCTCTATCACTCGTTCTACCAGGAGACGCCCCAGTGGGTGGGCAAGATGACAGCGGAAGGGGTCCACGCCGCCAGGAAGCCACTCTACAGCGGGCTGTTCCTGGGGGGCATGAAGGACACCGAATTCGCCGAAACAATCACCCAGGCATTGCGGGCGGGCGCGGGTGGCGTGTCGATCTTCGCCGAGAACGGTCTGACCGACGAGCGTTTGCAGGTGCTCAAATCGGCTTCGGAAAAGGCACGCGCTTAG